A single window of Oxyura jamaicensis isolate SHBP4307 breed ruddy duck chromosome 3, BPBGC_Ojam_1.0, whole genome shotgun sequence DNA harbors:
- the GNMT gene encoding glycine N-methyltransferase: protein MVDSVYRTRSLGVAAEGLPDQYADGQAARVWQLYIGDTRSRTAEYRSWLLALLRQHRCRSVLDVACGTGVDSIMLLEEGFQVTSVDASDKMLKYALKERWERRKEEPFDRWVIEEANWLTLEKDLEKPGDGFDAVICLGNSFAHLPDFKGDQSDHKLALRNIASMVRPGGVLVIDHRNYDHILATGCAPPGKNIYYKSDLTKDITTSVLLVNNKAHMVTLDYTVQVPPTEAGASPELSKFRLSYYPHRLEAFTALLKGAFQGKCQHSVLGDFQPYTPGQAHIPCYFIHVVKKTA from the exons TCGCTGGGGGTGGCGGCGGAGGGGCTGCCGGACCAGTACGCGGACGGGCAGGCGGCCCGTGTGTGGCAGCTGTACATCGGGGACACGCGGAGCCGCACGGCCGAGTACCGCAGCTGGCTCCTGGCGCTGCTCCGCCAGCACCGCTGCCGCTCCGTGCTCGACGTGGCCTGCGGCACCGG GGTGGACTCCATcatgctgctggaggagggctTCCAGGTGACCAGCGTGGACGCCAGCGACAAGATGCTCAAGTACGCGCTGAAGGAGCGCTGGGAGCGGCGCAAGGAGGAGCCCTTCGACCGATGGG TCATCGAGGAGGCCAACTGGCTCACgctggagaaggacctggagaaGCCAGGGGACGGGTTCGACGCCGTCATCTGCCTGGGCAACTCCTTCGCGCACCTGCCTGACTTCAAAG GGGACCAGAGCGACCACAAGCTGGCCCTGAGGAACATCGCCAGCATGGTGCGGCCCGGGGGTGTCCTGGTCATCGACCACCGCAACTACGACCATATCCTGGCCACGGGCTGCGCGCCGCCCGGCAAGAACATCTACTACAAG AGCGACTTGACCAAGGACATCACCACCTCGGTGCTGCTGGTGAACAACAAGGCCCACATGGTGACCCTGGACTACACCGTGCAGGTCCCCCCGACGGAGGCAGGGGCCTCCCCAGAGCTGAG CAAGTTTCGGCTCTCGTACTACCCACACCGGCTGGAGGCCTTCACGGCGCTGCTGAAGGGTGCCTTCCAGGGGAAGTGCCAGCACAGTGTCCTGGGTGACTTCCAGCCCTACACGCCGGGGCAGGCCCACATCCCCTGCTACTTCATCCACGTCGTGAAGAAGACAGCGTGA
- the PEX6 gene encoding peroxisome biogenesis factor 6 encodes MKKLAENLPDQKDVNNIGSVPNSLRRGEALPGPGPGPGPLVLEARPALQGLLGSGTRVALAAPPPPPGAGAASWHRPAAPPLVSRFAAGPRAAEGPRLRAAPPGGGAGGGAEVWVSRRGLLALGLFHGEWVRVRAEGEARQHLAALLARPPAWEYPRAARRKPPDGTALLAPALAFNLGCDPAGGGLLCLQRYEGKAGAAEGKGSRSLLSVPPFAKELHVEIVCSPAYSARGFYDRILYKHFETPRLVQEGDILCVPTFGHAEFLDVNADKFLRWPELYFKVRKILGMVEGEQSEGYLADTQNTSLYLVGSTNSAVPSAPAYNSHEFWSSLSPAGLSDVVKDLCDALRPHLNSQATTLSRVGSVLLSGPSGSGKLMAVRAACSCLNLHLFKVDCVSLCGDTSGATEEKIQTAFAQAQQYRPCVLLLKDIELLGRDRDMLGEDARVIATLRQLLLDRDPALSHPVLVIGTTCKPQDVPTDVQTAFLHEVKIEALSEEQRRLMLSMLTASLPLGKEVNLAKLARRTAGFVLGDFCALLSHSSRAACTRIQALSFPGGLSEEVERDFCTAGFPVLEEDFSVALDQLHDAHSQAVGAPKIPSVSWQDVGGLHEVKKEILDTIQLPLEHPELLSLGLCRSGLLLYGPPGTGKTLLAKAVATTCTMTFLSVKGPELINMYVGQSEENVRNVFARARAAAPCIIFFDELDSLAPNRGRSGDSGGVMDRVVSQLLAELDGLHSSREVFVIGATNRPDLLDPALLRPGRFDKLVYVGINEDRESQLQVLSAVTRKFKLDPSVNLSSILEKCPAQLTGADIYALCSEAMMCAAKRKVEWIEEGLDTESSALILTMEDFLQAAARLQPSVSEQELLRYRRIQQKFAAC; translated from the exons ATGAAGAAACTGGCTGAAAATCTTCCAGACCAGAAGGATGTTAACAACATAGGTTCAGTTCCAAACTCGCTAAG GAGGGGCGAGGCCTTGCCGGGCCCgggccccgggccgggcccaCTGGTGCTGGAGGCGCGGCCGGcgctgcaggggctgctgggcagcgGCACCCGCGTCGCGCTCGcggcccccccgccgccgcccggtgCCGGTGCGGCCTCCTGGCATCGCCCCGCAGCGCCGCCCCTCGTCTCCCGCTTCGCCGCCGGCCCCCGAGCTGCAGAGGGGCCGCGGTTGAGGGCTGCGCCCCCCGGTGgaggggccggcggcggggcggaggTGTGGGTGAGCCGGCGCgggctgctggccctggggctgTTCCACGGAGAGTGGGTGCGGGTGCGAGCAGAGGGGGAGGCCCGGCAGCACCTGGCGGCGCTGCTGGCTCGCCCGCCCGCCTGGGAGTACCCGCGGGCAGCCCGCAGAAAGCCCCCCGATGGCACTGCGCTGCTGGCGCCAGCCCTCGCCTTCAACCTGGGCTGTGACCCTGCCGGCGGTGGGCTCCTCTGTCTGCAG AGGTATGAAGGAAAGGCCGGGGCTGCGGAGGGGAAAGGAAGCCGCTCCTTGCTGTCCGTGCCGCCCTTTGCCAAGGAACTGCACGTAGAGATCGTCTGCTCGCCAGCCTACAGTGCCAGAGGATTCTATGACCGTATTCTCTACAAGCACTTTGAAACGCCCCG gcttGTCCAGGAGGGAGACATCCTGTGTGTTCCGACGTTTGGGCATGCTGAGTTTTTAGATGTAAATGCAGACAAATTTCTTAG GTGGCCAGAGCTTTACTTCAAAGTGAGGAAGATTTTAGGCATGGTAGAAGGCGAGCAGTCTGAGGGTTACCTGGCGGACACGCAGAACACCTCTTTGTATCTG GTGGGCTCAACAAACAGCGCTGTCCCATCTGCCCCAGCCTATAACAGCCACGAGTTCTGGAGCAGCTTGTCTCCTGCTGGACTCTCTGATGTTGTGAAGGACCTCTGCGATGCCCTTCGGCCTCACCTGAACAGTCA GGCCACCACGCTGAGCAGGGTGGGCAGCGTGCTGCTCTCAGGACCAAGCGGCAGTGGGAAGCTGATGGCTGTCAGAGCTGCGTGTAGCTGCCTCAACCTCCACCTCTTCAAG GTGGATTGCGTTAGTTTGTGCGGTGACACCAGTGGAGCCACggaggagaaaatacagacGGCCTTTGCCCAGGCCCAGCAGTACCGTCCCTGCGTGCTTCTGCTGAAAGACAtagagctgctgggcagggaccGGGACATGCTGGGAGAGGACGCCAGGGTCATCGCTACTCTGCGCCAGCTGCTTCTGGATAGAGACCCGGCACTGAG CCACCCTGTCCTGGTGATTGGCACAACCTGCAAACCCCAGGATGTTCCTACAGATGTGCAGACTGCTTTCCTTCATGAGGTGAAAATCGAAGCCCtttcagaggagcagaggaggtTGATGCTGAGCATGCTGACTGCCAGTCTTCCTCTGGGCAAAGAAGTGAACCTAGCCAAGCTGGCCCGCAGGACTGCA GGCTTTGTGCTGGGGGATTTCTGTGCCTTGCTGTCCCACAGCAGCCGGGCTGCCTGTACCCGCATCCAGGCCTTGAG TTTCCCAGGTGGGCTGAGTGAGGAAGTAGAGAGAGATTTTTGCACTGCTGGCTTCCCGGTGCTTGAGGAGGATTTCAGCGTTGCGCTGGACCAGCTGCACGATGCCCACTCGCAGGCGGTGGGAGCCCCAAAG ATCCCCTCCGTGTCCTGGCAGGATGTTGGTGGGCTCCATGAGGTGAAGAAGGAGATCCTGGACACAATCCAGTTGCCCCTGGAGCACCCAGAACTGCTGTCGCTGGGTCTGTGCCGCTCTGGTCTGCTGCTGTACGGGCCTCCTGGCACAGGGAAGACCTTGCTGGCAAAAGCCGTGGCAACCACATGCACCATGACCTTCCTTAG cgTGAAGGGGCCAGAGCTCATCAACATGTACGTGGGGCAGAGCGAGGAGAACGTGCGTAACG TGTTTGCCAGAGCCCgggcagctgctccctgcatCATCTTCTTTGACGAGCTGGATTCTCTGGCCCCAAATCGGGGGCGGAGTGGAGACTCGGGGGGTGTCATGGACAG AGTTGTCTCACAGCTCCTGGCTGAGCTCGACGGCCTTCATTCCAGCCGAGAGGTGTTTGTCATTGGAGCCACGAACAGGCCTGACCTCCTGGACCCAGCGCTGCTCCGGCCGGGCAG GTTTGACAAGCTGGTGTACGTGGGCATAAACGAAGACCGGGAGTCCCAGCTGCAGGTGCTGAGTGCAGTCACCAGGAA GTTTAAACTGGATCCTTCCGTGAATCTCAGCAGCATCCTAGAAAAATGCCCGGCTCAGCTGACAGGGGCAGACATCTATGCGCTGTGCTCCGAGGCCATGATGTGCGCTGCCAAACGCAAGGTGGAATGGATCGAGGAAG GGCTGGACACAGAGAGCTCTGCTCTCATCCTGACCATGGAAGActtcctgcaggctgctgcgAGGCTGCAGCCATCGGTGtctgagcaggagctgctcaggtACAGACGCATCCAGCAGAAGTTTGCTGCCTGCTGA